The Hypomesus transpacificus isolate Combined female chromosome 3, fHypTra1, whole genome shotgun sequence genome has a window encoding:
- the frmd6 gene encoding FERM domain-containing protein 6 isoform X2, whose protein sequence is MELGQKLSKYCPKEWKREASKGIDQFGPPMIIHFRAQYYVENGRLISDRSARYYYYWHLRKQVLLSQCIQREEAYFLLAAFALQADLGNFKRNKHFGKYFEPEAYFPPWVVSKRGRDYILRHIPNMHKDQFALTASEAHLKYIKECAQLDDVTVHYYRLYKDKKEVEASMTLGLTLRGIQIFQNVGTVRQLLYDFPWTNVGKLVFVGKRFEILPDGLPSARKLMYYTGCPLRSRHLLQLLSSSHRLYMNLQPLLKQVRRLEESEDKKQYRESYISDALDLDMDQLDKRSRASGSSAGSASHHKRLSSRRSTTSHGSSHTSGVETDSFQAPSQAPHRALRTCSSSTTSHGSSHTSGIESSGKERMLDDDEIEMLVDDPKDYEELHELALELSQDLCIHITEDMLTMSPDQTNGYSGLVVKDVSSSTSSSSETVVKMRGQSIESLPQTSVCRKPQTSTDRHSQSLDDVRLYQKDCLQWAELCQDTAHSYTFGCAQEHSDGGGYQGLADQCSGIRGDQHPFPIKRTSKYFSLDLTSDEVPEFVV, encoded by the exons ATGGAGCTGGGACAGAAGCTCTCCAAGTACTGCCCCAAAGAGTGGAAGAGGGAGGCTAGCAAG ggCATAGACCAGTTTGGGCCACCCATGATCATTCACTTCAGGGCCCAGTACTACGTAGAGAATGGGAGACTAATAAG tgacaggtCAGCCAGATACTACTACTACTGGCACCTGAGGAAGCAGGTGCTTCTGTCCCAGTGCattcagagagaggaggcctaCTTCCTGCTTGCTGCCTTCGCCCTCCAGGCCGACCTGGGCAACTTCAAGCGAAACAAGCACTTTGGGAAGTACTTTGAACCCGAGGCCTACTTCCCTCCGTGG GTGGTCTCCAAGCGCGGCCGGGACTACATCCTGAGGCACATCCCCAACATGCACAAGGACCAGTTTGCCCTCACCGCCTCCGAGGCTCACCTCAAGTACATCAAGGAGTGCGCCCAGCTGGACGACGTCACGGTGCACTACTACCGCCTGTACAAG GACAAGAAGGAAGTGGAGGCATCCATGACGTTGGGACTGACCTTGCGTGGGATCCAGATATTTCAG aATGTGGGCACTGTCAGACAGCTTCTGTATGACTTCCCATGGACCAACGTGGGTAAACTGGTGTTTGTG gggaaGAGGTTTGAGATCCTCCCAGACGGGCTGCCGTCGGCCCGGAAGCTCATGTACTACACGGGCTGCCCCCTCCGCTCCCGtcacctcctccagctgctcagCAGTAGCCACCGGCTCTACATGAACCTGCAGCCGCTCCTCAAGCAGGTCcgcaggctggaggagagcgaAG ataAGAAACAGTACCGCGAGTCGTACATCAGCGACGCCCTGGACCTGGACATGGACCAGCTGGACAAGCGCTCCCGAGCCAGCGGCAGCAGCGCGGGCAGCGCGTCGCACCACAAGCGCCTGTCCTCCCGCCGCTCCACGACCAGCCACGGCAGCTCGCACACGTCTGGTGTGGAGACGGACAGCTTCCAGGCACCCAGCCAGGCCCCCCACCGGGCGCTGCgcacctgcagctcctccaccaccagccaCGGCTCCTCCCACACGTCGGGCATCGAGAGCAGCGGCAAGGAGCGCATGCTGGACGATGACG AGATCGAGATGCTGGTGGACGACCCCAAGGACTACGAGGAGCTGCACGAGCTGGCCCTGGAGCTGAGCCAGGACCTCTGCATACACATCACTGAGGACATGCTGACCATGTCTCCTGACCAGACCAACGGATactctg GTCTCGTGGTGAAGGACGTGAGCTCGtccacctccagctcctctgaGACCGTGGTGAAGATGAGGGGCCAGAGCATCGAGTCTCTCCCTCAG ACATCTGTGTGCAGGAAGCCCCAGACGTCAACCGACCGGCACAGCCAATCCCTGGATGACGTGCGCCTGTACCAGAAGGACTGCCTGCAGTGGGCGGAGCTCTGCCAGGACACGGCGCACAGCTACACCTTCGGCTGCGCCCAGGAGCATAGCGACGGCGGCGGTTACCAGGGCCTCGCCGATCAGTGCAGCGGCATCCGTGGCGACCAGCACCCCTTCCCCATCAAGAGAACCAGCAAGTACTTCTCGCTGGACCTCACCAGTGACGAGGTGCCCGAGTTTGTGGTGTGA
- the frmd6 gene encoding FERM domain-containing protein 6 isoform X1, producing the protein MNKLSFHNNRAMQDRRCVCVFLPNDDTLNVIVNVKTQCQELLVQVCDLLRLKDCHLFGLSVIQNNEHIYMELGQKLSKYCPKEWKREASKGIDQFGPPMIIHFRAQYYVENGRLISDRSARYYYYWHLRKQVLLSQCIQREEAYFLLAAFALQADLGNFKRNKHFGKYFEPEAYFPPWVVSKRGRDYILRHIPNMHKDQFALTASEAHLKYIKECAQLDDVTVHYYRLYKDKKEVEASMTLGLTLRGIQIFQNVGTVRQLLYDFPWTNVGKLVFVGKRFEILPDGLPSARKLMYYTGCPLRSRHLLQLLSSSHRLYMNLQPLLKQVRRLEESEDKKQYRESYISDALDLDMDQLDKRSRASGSSAGSASHHKRLSSRRSTTSHGSSHTSGVETDSFQAPSQAPHRALRTCSSSTTSHGSSHTSGIESSGKERMLDDDEIEMLVDDPKDYEELHELALELSQDLCIHITEDMLTMSPDQTNGYSGLVVKDVSSSTSSSSETVVKMRGQSIESLPQTSVCRKPQTSTDRHSQSLDDVRLYQKDCLQWAELCQDTAHSYTFGCAQEHSDGGGYQGLADQCSGIRGDQHPFPIKRTSKYFSLDLTSDEVPEFVV; encoded by the exons ATGAACAAACTGAGCTTCCACAACAACAGAGCCATGCAGGACCGCCGCTGTGTCTGCGTGTTTCTCCCCAACGACGACACGCTTAACGTCATTGTCAAC GTGAAGACCCAGTGCCAGGAGCTGTTGGTCCAGGTGTGTGACCTGCTCAGACTGAAGGACTGTCACCTGTTCGGCCTCAGCGTTATTCAGA ATAATGAGCACATATACATGGAGCTGGGACAGAAGCTCTCCAAGTACTGCCCCAAAGAGTGGAAGAGGGAGGCTAGCAAG ggCATAGACCAGTTTGGGCCACCCATGATCATTCACTTCAGGGCCCAGTACTACGTAGAGAATGGGAGACTAATAAG tgacaggtCAGCCAGATACTACTACTACTGGCACCTGAGGAAGCAGGTGCTTCTGTCCCAGTGCattcagagagaggaggcctaCTTCCTGCTTGCTGCCTTCGCCCTCCAGGCCGACCTGGGCAACTTCAAGCGAAACAAGCACTTTGGGAAGTACTTTGAACCCGAGGCCTACTTCCCTCCGTGG GTGGTCTCCAAGCGCGGCCGGGACTACATCCTGAGGCACATCCCCAACATGCACAAGGACCAGTTTGCCCTCACCGCCTCCGAGGCTCACCTCAAGTACATCAAGGAGTGCGCCCAGCTGGACGACGTCACGGTGCACTACTACCGCCTGTACAAG GACAAGAAGGAAGTGGAGGCATCCATGACGTTGGGACTGACCTTGCGTGGGATCCAGATATTTCAG aATGTGGGCACTGTCAGACAGCTTCTGTATGACTTCCCATGGACCAACGTGGGTAAACTGGTGTTTGTG gggaaGAGGTTTGAGATCCTCCCAGACGGGCTGCCGTCGGCCCGGAAGCTCATGTACTACACGGGCTGCCCCCTCCGCTCCCGtcacctcctccagctgctcagCAGTAGCCACCGGCTCTACATGAACCTGCAGCCGCTCCTCAAGCAGGTCcgcaggctggaggagagcgaAG ataAGAAACAGTACCGCGAGTCGTACATCAGCGACGCCCTGGACCTGGACATGGACCAGCTGGACAAGCGCTCCCGAGCCAGCGGCAGCAGCGCGGGCAGCGCGTCGCACCACAAGCGCCTGTCCTCCCGCCGCTCCACGACCAGCCACGGCAGCTCGCACACGTCTGGTGTGGAGACGGACAGCTTCCAGGCACCCAGCCAGGCCCCCCACCGGGCGCTGCgcacctgcagctcctccaccaccagccaCGGCTCCTCCCACACGTCGGGCATCGAGAGCAGCGGCAAGGAGCGCATGCTGGACGATGACG AGATCGAGATGCTGGTGGACGACCCCAAGGACTACGAGGAGCTGCACGAGCTGGCCCTGGAGCTGAGCCAGGACCTCTGCATACACATCACTGAGGACATGCTGACCATGTCTCCTGACCAGACCAACGGATactctg GTCTCGTGGTGAAGGACGTGAGCTCGtccacctccagctcctctgaGACCGTGGTGAAGATGAGGGGCCAGAGCATCGAGTCTCTCCCTCAG ACATCTGTGTGCAGGAAGCCCCAGACGTCAACCGACCGGCACAGCCAATCCCTGGATGACGTGCGCCTGTACCAGAAGGACTGCCTGCAGTGGGCGGAGCTCTGCCAGGACACGGCGCACAGCTACACCTTCGGCTGCGCCCAGGAGCATAGCGACGGCGGCGGTTACCAGGGCCTCGCCGATCAGTGCAGCGGCATCCGTGGCGACCAGCACCCCTTCCCCATCAAGAGAACCAGCAAGTACTTCTCGCTGGACCTCACCAGTGACGAGGTGCCCGAGTTTGTGGTGTGA